From Lonchura striata isolate bLonStr1 chromosome 3, bLonStr1.mat, whole genome shotgun sequence, one genomic window encodes:
- the TMEM30A gene encoding cell cycle control protein 50A, which produces MAVNYSAKEEADGHPSGGVGVPGGGAVGGGGAVKTRKPDNTAFKQQRLPAWQPILTAGTVLPAFFIIGLIFIPIGIGIFVTSNNIREYEIDYTGTEPSSPCNKCLNVSWDSTPPCTCTINFTLEHSFESNVFMYYGLSNFYQNHRRYVKSRDDSQLNGDNSSLLNPSKECEPYRTNEDKPIAPCGAIANSMFNDTLELYRIDNDTRTPITLIKKGIAWWTDKNVKFRNPTGDGNNLTALFQGTTKPVNWPKPVYMLDSEPDNNGFINEDFIVWMRTAALPTFRKLYRLIERKNSFQPTLQAGKYSLDIAYNYPVHSFDGRKRMILSTISWMGGKNPFLGIAYITVGSICFFLGVVLLFIHHKYGNRNTSADIPN; this is translated from the exons atGGCGGTGAACTACAGCGCCAAGGAGGAGGCGGACGGGCACCCCTCGGGCGGCGTCGGCGtgccgggcggcggcgcggtgggcggcggcggcgccgtgAAGACCCGCAAGCCTGACAATACCGCTTTCAAGCAGCAGCGGCTGCCGGCTTGGCAGCCCATCCTGACAGCGGGCACGGTGCTGCCGGCCTTCTTCATCATCGGCCTCATCTTCATCCCCATCGGCATCGGCATCTTCGTCACTTCGAACAACATCCGCGAGTACGAG ATTGACTATACGGGAACAGAACCTTCTAGTCCCTGCAACAAATGCTTAAATGTGTCCTGGGACAGCACACCCCCTTGTACATGCACCATCAATTTCACACTGGAACATTCATTTGAG AGCAATGTATTCATGTATTATGGACTTTCCAACTTTTATCAAAACCACCGTCGTTACGTGAAGTCTCGAGATGACAGCCAGCTAAATGGAGACAACAGTTCACTACTT AATCCAAGTAAGGAATGTGAGCCTTACCGCACAAATGAGGACAAACCCATTGCTCCTTGTGGAGCTATTGCCAACAGTATGTTTAATG ATACACTCGAGTTATACCGCATTGACAATGACACAAGGACTCCGATTACTTTGATCAAAAAGGGCATTGCATGGTGGACAGATAAAAATGTAAAGTTCAGGAATCCTACAGGAGATGGAAACAACTTAACTGCACTTTTTcaag GCACAACAAAACCTGTGAACTGGCCCAAGCCAGTGTATATGCTGGACTCAGAGCCTGACAACAACGGCTTTATCAATGAGGACTTCATTGTGTGGATGcgcacagctgctctgccaacATTTCGCAAGCTCTATCGTCTCATCGAAAGGAAGAATAGCTTTCAGCCTACCTTACAGGCTGGAAAATATTCTCTGGATATTGCTTACA attatcCTGTACACAGTTTTGATGGACGAAAAAGGATGATCCTAAGCACTATCTCGTGGATGGGAGGCAAAAATCCCTTCCTGGGAATTGCTTACATCACTGTTGGGTCCATATGCTTCTTCTTAGGAGTGGTATTGCTGTTCATTCATCACAAATATGGCAATCGAAACACCAGTGCAGACATTCCCAATTAA
- the COX7A2 gene encoding cytochrome c oxidase subunit 7A2, mitochondrial gives MWRNVRALCRISQRTISTASRRQLENRVSENQKLFQEDNGLPVHLKGGAKDSLLYRTTAGLTLLGTMYTVYYLLVSSMPKKPN, from the exons ATGTGGCGGAACGTGCGG GCTCTTTGCCGGATTTCCCAGAGAACCATAAGCACTGCTTCACGCAGGCAGCTTGAAAATAGAGTTTCTGAGAATCAGAAGCTATTTCAG GAGGATAATGGCCTCCCAGTGCATCTTAAAGGTGGGGCAAAAGATTCTCTGTTGTATAGAACCACTGCAGGTCTGACGCTGCTTG GAACAATGTATACTGTTTATTATCTGCTTGTCTCTTCAATGCCCAAGAAGCCGAACTGA